The following are from one region of the Penaeus chinensis breed Huanghai No. 1 chromosome 32, ASM1920278v2, whole genome shotgun sequence genome:
- the LOC125042586 gene encoding SPRY domain-containing protein 3-like isoform X3 — protein sequence MLSCVHPNLFVLFKKLFGAAPAGDSESEADMYNNFGPQWPFVRQRHPASAQGLDQKVRAERITIEGDVLSYSEEEEEERVGVYVGEMPVSADRCYFEIEILDMGVQGAISIGLCSAKYPLHKLPGWAADSVGYHADDGRLYKARPRGVVFGPRCGAGDRMGCGIKFEQISPENDPSSVPVFFTKNGKEVGSVMVRVPPGGLYPCVGLAAAGDAVRLSPQLLWPPDEDTHMSVDSMEEEWLRLHDIRLNGQQMLEYCGRGKSLVDVGLAQARTPLNTTSHYFEMEIVDPGRSGYITIGLTKKEYPKNRHPGWNRGSIAYHADDGRVFAGSTVGSLFGPRCQKGDVMGCGIIFPRDYVCNYDSEGGSMEEESPEPLECEDLLEHLLQYPQPGLPPDFSPQYPRLHQHQHHNHILTTDSEEDEDDEDEEEEEEEDDSLEPSRHHPVGGKVQVFFTRNGQMIGRREVALPKGGFFPSISMGSLDERVRVDLRPLTG from the exons ATGCTTAGCTGTGTGCACCCAAACCTTTTTGTTCTCTTCAAGAAACTGTTTGGCGCAGCCCCTGCTGGTGACTCCGAGTCCGAAGCAGACATGTACAACAACTTTGGTCCCCAGTGGCCCTTCGTCAGACAGAGACATCCAGCCAGTGCTCAGGGCCTCGATCAGAAAGTGCGGGCTGAGAGGATAACGATTGAAGGAGATGTGCTTAG CTacagtgaagaggaggaggaggaaagagttgGTGTTTATGTTGGAGAGATGCCAGTGTCCGCAGATCGTTGTTATTTTGAAATAGAGATATTGGACATGGGTGTGCAAGGCGCCATATCAATAG GTCTTTGTTCTGCAAAATACCCACTACACAAGCTGCCTGGTTGGGCTGCTGACAGTGTTGGATATCATGCAGATGATGGAAG ATTATACAAAGCCCGTCCTAGAGGAGTTGTATTTGGCCCAAGATGTGGGGCTGGTGATCGCATGGGTTGTGGAATAAAATTTGAACAGATCTCACCTGAAAATGATCCATCGTCAGTACCAGTTTTCTTcacaaaaaatgggaaagag GTTGGATCTGTAATGGTAAGAGTTCCCCCTGGTGGACTGTACCCTTGTGTAGGTTTGGCAGCAGCTGGTGATGCTGTCAGACTGTCTCCTCAACTCCTTTGGCCTCCCGATGAAGACACTCACATGTCAGTAGATTCTATGGAAGAGGAATGGCTAAGACTGCACGACATTCGACTAAATGGACAG CAGATGCTGGAGTACTGTGGCCGAGGTAAGAGCCTGGTTGATGTTGGCCTTGCTCAAGCCCGTACACCATTAAACACAACTTCGCATTATTTTGAAATGGAAATAGTTGATCCAGGGCGGTCTGGTTACATTACCATCGGATTGACGAAAAAG GAGTACCCCAAAAATAGACACCCAGGCTGGAATAGAGGGAGTATTGCTTACCACGCTGATGACGGAAGAGTGTTTGCAGGCAGTACGGTGGGCTCCCTGTTTGGGCCAAGATGTCAAAAAGGCGATGTCATGGGGTGTGGCATCATATTTCCCAGAGATTATGTTTGCAACTATGACAG TGAAGGAGGGAGCATGGAAGAAGAAAGCCCAGAACCTTTGGAATGCGAGGACTTGCTGGAACATCTATTACAGTATCCCCAGCCTGGCTTGCCCCCAGATTTCTCACCGCAGTATCCACGTCTCCACCAGCACCAGCACCACAACCACATACTCACCACCGATtccgaggaggatgaggatgacgaggatgaggaggaagaagaggaggaggacgactcaCTTGAGCCGTCACGGCATCATCCAGTCGGAGGAAAAGTGCAG GTGTTTTTCACAAGGAATGGCCAGATGATTGGCAGGCGAGAGGTAGCTCTCCCCAAAGGAGGGTTTTTCCCCAGCATCAGTATGGGAAGTTTGGACGAGCGTGTGAGAGTTGACCTGCGACCATTGACTGGCTAG
- the LOC125042586 gene encoding SPRY domain-containing protein 3-like isoform X2 has protein sequence MNITQVVQSIFLQVRNKPSLHDGHFPIGRDCLIPDIGRQRRSPKDAASLMLSCVHPNLFVLFKKLFGAAPAGDSESEADMYNNFGPQWPFVRQRHPASAQGLDQKVRAERITIEGDVLSYSEEEEEERVGVYVGEMPVSADRCYFEIEILDMGVQGAISIGLCSAKYPLHKLPGWAADSVGYHADDGRLYKARPRGVVFGPRCGAGDRMGCGIKFEQISPENDPSSVPVFFTKNGKEVGSVMVRVPPGGLYPCVGLAAAGDAVRLSPQLLWPPDEDTHMSVDSMEEEWLRLHDIRLNGQMLEYCGRGKSLVDVGLAQARTPLNTTSHYFEMEIVDPGRSGYITIGLTKKEYPKNRHPGWNRGSIAYHADDGRVFAGSTVGSLFGPRCQKGDVMGCGIIFPRDYVCNYDSEGGSMEEESPEPLECEDLLEHLLQYPQPGLPPDFSPQYPRLHQHQHHNHILTTDSEEDEDDEDEEEEEEEDDSLEPSRHHPVGGKVQVFFTRNGQMIGRREVALPKGGFFPSISMGSLDERVRVDLRPLTG, from the exons GGAGAGACTGCTTGATTCCAGACATTGGGCGGCAGCGCAGGAGTCCCAAGGACGCAGCTAGCCTGATGCTTAGCTGTGTGCACCCAAACCTTTTTGTTCTCTTCAAGAAACTGTTTGGCGCAGCCCCTGCTGGTGACTCCGAGTCCGAAGCAGACATGTACAACAACTTTGGTCCCCAGTGGCCCTTCGTCAGACAGAGACATCCAGCCAGTGCTCAGGGCCTCGATCAGAAAGTGCGGGCTGAGAGGATAACGATTGAAGGAGATGTGCTTAG CTacagtgaagaggaggaggaggaaagagttgGTGTTTATGTTGGAGAGATGCCAGTGTCCGCAGATCGTTGTTATTTTGAAATAGAGATATTGGACATGGGTGTGCAAGGCGCCATATCAATAG GTCTTTGTTCTGCAAAATACCCACTACACAAGCTGCCTGGTTGGGCTGCTGACAGTGTTGGATATCATGCAGATGATGGAAG ATTATACAAAGCCCGTCCTAGAGGAGTTGTATTTGGCCCAAGATGTGGGGCTGGTGATCGCATGGGTTGTGGAATAAAATTTGAACAGATCTCACCTGAAAATGATCCATCGTCAGTACCAGTTTTCTTcacaaaaaatgggaaagag GTTGGATCTGTAATGGTAAGAGTTCCCCCTGGTGGACTGTACCCTTGTGTAGGTTTGGCAGCAGCTGGTGATGCTGTCAGACTGTCTCCTCAACTCCTTTGGCCTCCCGATGAAGACACTCACATGTCAGTAGATTCTATGGAAGAGGAATGGCTAAGACTGCACGACATTCGACTAAATGGACAG ATGCTGGAGTACTGTGGCCGAGGTAAGAGCCTGGTTGATGTTGGCCTTGCTCAAGCCCGTACACCATTAAACACAACTTCGCATTATTTTGAAATGGAAATAGTTGATCCAGGGCGGTCTGGTTACATTACCATCGGATTGACGAAAAAG GAGTACCCCAAAAATAGACACCCAGGCTGGAATAGAGGGAGTATTGCTTACCACGCTGATGACGGAAGAGTGTTTGCAGGCAGTACGGTGGGCTCCCTGTTTGGGCCAAGATGTCAAAAAGGCGATGTCATGGGGTGTGGCATCATATTTCCCAGAGATTATGTTTGCAACTATGACAG TGAAGGAGGGAGCATGGAAGAAGAAAGCCCAGAACCTTTGGAATGCGAGGACTTGCTGGAACATCTATTACAGTATCCCCAGCCTGGCTTGCCCCCAGATTTCTCACCGCAGTATCCACGTCTCCACCAGCACCAGCACCACAACCACATACTCACCACCGATtccgaggaggatgaggatgacgaggatgaggaggaagaagaggaggaggacgactcaCTTGAGCCGTCACGGCATCATCCAGTCGGAGGAAAAGTGCAG GTGTTTTTCACAAGGAATGGCCAGATGATTGGCAGGCGAGAGGTAGCTCTCCCCAAAGGAGGGTTTTTCCCCAGCATCAGTATGGGAAGTTTGGACGAGCGTGTGAGAGTTGACCTGCGACCATTGACTGGCTAG
- the LOC125042586 gene encoding SPRY domain-containing protein 3-like isoform X1, with protein sequence MNITQVVQSIFLQVRNKPSLHDGHFPIGRDCLIPDIGRQRRSPKDAASLMLSCVHPNLFVLFKKLFGAAPAGDSESEADMYNNFGPQWPFVRQRHPASAQGLDQKVRAERITIEGDVLSYSEEEEEERVGVYVGEMPVSADRCYFEIEILDMGVQGAISIGLCSAKYPLHKLPGWAADSVGYHADDGRLYKARPRGVVFGPRCGAGDRMGCGIKFEQISPENDPSSVPVFFTKNGKEVGSVMVRVPPGGLYPCVGLAAAGDAVRLSPQLLWPPDEDTHMSVDSMEEEWLRLHDIRLNGQQMLEYCGRGKSLVDVGLAQARTPLNTTSHYFEMEIVDPGRSGYITIGLTKKEYPKNRHPGWNRGSIAYHADDGRVFAGSTVGSLFGPRCQKGDVMGCGIIFPRDYVCNYDSEGGSMEEESPEPLECEDLLEHLLQYPQPGLPPDFSPQYPRLHQHQHHNHILTTDSEEDEDDEDEEEEEEEDDSLEPSRHHPVGGKVQVFFTRNGQMIGRREVALPKGGFFPSISMGSLDERVRVDLRPLTG encoded by the exons GGAGAGACTGCTTGATTCCAGACATTGGGCGGCAGCGCAGGAGTCCCAAGGACGCAGCTAGCCTGATGCTTAGCTGTGTGCACCCAAACCTTTTTGTTCTCTTCAAGAAACTGTTTGGCGCAGCCCCTGCTGGTGACTCCGAGTCCGAAGCAGACATGTACAACAACTTTGGTCCCCAGTGGCCCTTCGTCAGACAGAGACATCCAGCCAGTGCTCAGGGCCTCGATCAGAAAGTGCGGGCTGAGAGGATAACGATTGAAGGAGATGTGCTTAG CTacagtgaagaggaggaggaggaaagagttgGTGTTTATGTTGGAGAGATGCCAGTGTCCGCAGATCGTTGTTATTTTGAAATAGAGATATTGGACATGGGTGTGCAAGGCGCCATATCAATAG GTCTTTGTTCTGCAAAATACCCACTACACAAGCTGCCTGGTTGGGCTGCTGACAGTGTTGGATATCATGCAGATGATGGAAG ATTATACAAAGCCCGTCCTAGAGGAGTTGTATTTGGCCCAAGATGTGGGGCTGGTGATCGCATGGGTTGTGGAATAAAATTTGAACAGATCTCACCTGAAAATGATCCATCGTCAGTACCAGTTTTCTTcacaaaaaatgggaaagag GTTGGATCTGTAATGGTAAGAGTTCCCCCTGGTGGACTGTACCCTTGTGTAGGTTTGGCAGCAGCTGGTGATGCTGTCAGACTGTCTCCTCAACTCCTTTGGCCTCCCGATGAAGACACTCACATGTCAGTAGATTCTATGGAAGAGGAATGGCTAAGACTGCACGACATTCGACTAAATGGACAG CAGATGCTGGAGTACTGTGGCCGAGGTAAGAGCCTGGTTGATGTTGGCCTTGCTCAAGCCCGTACACCATTAAACACAACTTCGCATTATTTTGAAATGGAAATAGTTGATCCAGGGCGGTCTGGTTACATTACCATCGGATTGACGAAAAAG GAGTACCCCAAAAATAGACACCCAGGCTGGAATAGAGGGAGTATTGCTTACCACGCTGATGACGGAAGAGTGTTTGCAGGCAGTACGGTGGGCTCCCTGTTTGGGCCAAGATGTCAAAAAGGCGATGTCATGGGGTGTGGCATCATATTTCCCAGAGATTATGTTTGCAACTATGACAG TGAAGGAGGGAGCATGGAAGAAGAAAGCCCAGAACCTTTGGAATGCGAGGACTTGCTGGAACATCTATTACAGTATCCCCAGCCTGGCTTGCCCCCAGATTTCTCACCGCAGTATCCACGTCTCCACCAGCACCAGCACCACAACCACATACTCACCACCGATtccgaggaggatgaggatgacgaggatgaggaggaagaagaggaggaggacgactcaCTTGAGCCGTCACGGCATCATCCAGTCGGAGGAAAAGTGCAG GTGTTTTTCACAAGGAATGGCCAGATGATTGGCAGGCGAGAGGTAGCTCTCCCCAAAGGAGGGTTTTTCCCCAGCATCAGTATGGGAAGTTTGGACGAGCGTGTGAGAGTTGACCTGCGACCATTGACTGGCTAG
- the LOC125042586 gene encoding SPRY domain-containing protein 3-like isoform X4, whose amino-acid sequence MYNNFGPQWPFVRQRHPASAQGLDQKVRAERITIEGDVLSYSEEEEEERVGVYVGEMPVSADRCYFEIEILDMGVQGAISIGLCSAKYPLHKLPGWAADSVGYHADDGRLYKARPRGVVFGPRCGAGDRMGCGIKFEQISPENDPSSVPVFFTKNGKEVGSVMVRVPPGGLYPCVGLAAAGDAVRLSPQLLWPPDEDTHMSVDSMEEEWLRLHDIRLNGQQMLEYCGRGKSLVDVGLAQARTPLNTTSHYFEMEIVDPGRSGYITIGLTKKEYPKNRHPGWNRGSIAYHADDGRVFAGSTVGSLFGPRCQKGDVMGCGIIFPRDYVCNYDSEGGSMEEESPEPLECEDLLEHLLQYPQPGLPPDFSPQYPRLHQHQHHNHILTTDSEEDEDDEDEEEEEEEDDSLEPSRHHPVGGKVQVFFTRNGQMIGRREVALPKGGFFPSISMGSLDERVRVDLRPLTG is encoded by the exons ATGTACAACAACTTTGGTCCCCAGTGGCCCTTCGTCAGACAGAGACATCCAGCCAGTGCTCAGGGCCTCGATCAGAAAGTGCGGGCTGAGAGGATAACGATTGAAGGAGATGTGCTTAG CTacagtgaagaggaggaggaggaaagagttgGTGTTTATGTTGGAGAGATGCCAGTGTCCGCAGATCGTTGTTATTTTGAAATAGAGATATTGGACATGGGTGTGCAAGGCGCCATATCAATAG GTCTTTGTTCTGCAAAATACCCACTACACAAGCTGCCTGGTTGGGCTGCTGACAGTGTTGGATATCATGCAGATGATGGAAG ATTATACAAAGCCCGTCCTAGAGGAGTTGTATTTGGCCCAAGATGTGGGGCTGGTGATCGCATGGGTTGTGGAATAAAATTTGAACAGATCTCACCTGAAAATGATCCATCGTCAGTACCAGTTTTCTTcacaaaaaatgggaaagag GTTGGATCTGTAATGGTAAGAGTTCCCCCTGGTGGACTGTACCCTTGTGTAGGTTTGGCAGCAGCTGGTGATGCTGTCAGACTGTCTCCTCAACTCCTTTGGCCTCCCGATGAAGACACTCACATGTCAGTAGATTCTATGGAAGAGGAATGGCTAAGACTGCACGACATTCGACTAAATGGACAG CAGATGCTGGAGTACTGTGGCCGAGGTAAGAGCCTGGTTGATGTTGGCCTTGCTCAAGCCCGTACACCATTAAACACAACTTCGCATTATTTTGAAATGGAAATAGTTGATCCAGGGCGGTCTGGTTACATTACCATCGGATTGACGAAAAAG GAGTACCCCAAAAATAGACACCCAGGCTGGAATAGAGGGAGTATTGCTTACCACGCTGATGACGGAAGAGTGTTTGCAGGCAGTACGGTGGGCTCCCTGTTTGGGCCAAGATGTCAAAAAGGCGATGTCATGGGGTGTGGCATCATATTTCCCAGAGATTATGTTTGCAACTATGACAG TGAAGGAGGGAGCATGGAAGAAGAAAGCCCAGAACCTTTGGAATGCGAGGACTTGCTGGAACATCTATTACAGTATCCCCAGCCTGGCTTGCCCCCAGATTTCTCACCGCAGTATCCACGTCTCCACCAGCACCAGCACCACAACCACATACTCACCACCGATtccgaggaggatgaggatgacgaggatgaggaggaagaagaggaggaggacgactcaCTTGAGCCGTCACGGCATCATCCAGTCGGAGGAAAAGTGCAG GTGTTTTTCACAAGGAATGGCCAGATGATTGGCAGGCGAGAGGTAGCTCTCCCCAAAGGAGGGTTTTTCCCCAGCATCAGTATGGGAAGTTTGGACGAGCGTGTGAGAGTTGACCTGCGACCATTGACTGGCTAG